A window of Trichoderma atroviride chromosome 3, complete sequence contains these coding sequences:
- a CDS encoding uncharacterized protein (EggNog:ENOG41) yields MELTNLPTELLNAIPLYLTSKDIKNLRLVSKLFSDIPLQLSRVFISANPIDIEVFRSIADHEAYRHSVKEIIWDEARFGNPRSGCDGHEMELREAPREYMNACKENLADILGRRSMYAVHFPSEKAIDEQVKAQMPIFESWLLYCEYADRQNKVLKDGGDIKAFEYGLERFPALERITLTPAAHGTIFNPLYRTPMLRSLPYGFNYTIPRGWPGTYFHLSSEPWETEADKEQWRGFREAIRCLADNKAPSVKELVLDVHQLPTGLTCHFFDSPCREYDQLIDVLRRPGFRRFDLALTAGGQPTVDWMSFRNRRIRRALAEASKDLEHIHLRTDWGEEPDYRTGLDSSGLPYHFTPLLDIFPMEQWPRLRHFGLSKFLVRQNDVMSLLKALPVTIRTIELSFLCFLNDVGSYEALLYEMRDTLDWRNREAAARPKVKIGLEISPRRDAIWPSNLVRKRSGFVFVQRGGLVRFHAIQMMASPEMVV; encoded by the coding sequence ATGGAGCTCACGAACTTACCCACGGAGCTTTTGAATGCGATCCCTCTCTATTTGACGAGCAAAGACATCAAAAACTTGAGACTCGTGTCCAAGTTGTTTTCCGACATACCTTTACAGCTCTCTAGGGTGTTTATAAGCGCGAACCCGATAGACATTGAGGTGTTTCGCTCTATCGCGGATCATGAGGCCTACAGACATAGtgtaaaagaaattatttgGGATGAGGCCCGATTCGGCAATCCTCGTTCTGGATGTGACGGGCATGAAATGGAGCTTCGCGAGGCACCTCGTGAATATATGAATGCTTGCAAAGAGAACTTGGCCGACATTTTGGGAAGGCGATCCATGTACGCTGTCCATTTTCCCTCTGAAAAGGCTATAGACGAGCAAGTAAAGGCCCAGATGCCTATATTCGAATCATGGCTGCTCTATTGCGAGTATGCAGACCGGCAAAACAAAGTTTTGAAAGACGGTGGCGATATTAAAGCGTTTGAATACGGCCTCGAACGCTTTCCGGCTCTCGAGAGAATCACGTTGACGCCAGCAGCCCATGGGACAATCTTCAATCCACTGTATAGAACACCGATGCTTCGATCGCTTCCATATGGCTTCAACTACACCATTCCGCGCGGTTGGCCGGGCACTTATTTTCATTTGAGCAGCGAGCCGTGGGAAACCGAGGCTGATAAAGAGCAATGGCGAGGCTTTCGAGAAGCCATTCGTTGCCTCGCGGATAACAAAGCACCGTCGGTGAAAGAGCTTGTTCTCGACGTTCATCAGTTGCCAACAGGCTTGACCTGCCATTTTTTCGACAGTCCCTGCCGAGAATACGACCAGCTCATTGATGTTCTTCGCAGGCCTGGTTTCCGCCGCTTTGATCTCGCCCTCACCGCCGGCGGCCAGCCCACTGTCGACTGGATGTCATTCCGGAACAGGCGCATACGACGTGCCCTGGCAGAGGCGTCGAAAGACTTGGAGCATATCCATTTGAGGACGGATTGGGGTGAAGAACCAGATTATCGTACTGGGCTGGACAGCAGCGGCCTCCCTTATCACTTCACCCCACTGCTTGACATCTTTCCCATGGAGCAATGGCCGAGACTCCGGCACTTTGGGCTATCAAAGTTCCTTGTGCGGCAAAATGATGTCATGTCTCTTCTGAAAGCATTGCCAGTCACGATTCGGACCATTGAGCTCAGCTTTTTGTGCTTCTTAAACGACGTGGGCAGTTACGAAGCCCTGCTTTACGAGATGCGTGATACTCTAGATTGGCGCAATAGAGAAGCCGCAGCTCGCCCCAAAGTCAAGATTGGCTTGGAAATCTCCCCCCGAAGAGACGCTATATGGCCGAGCAATCTGGTTCGAAAGAGAAGTGGATTCGTTTTTGTACAAAGGGGGGGCCTTGTCCGTTTCCATGCGAtccagatgatggcgagtcCAGAGATGGTGGTATGA
- a CDS encoding uncharacterized protein (EggNog:ENOG41), whose product MYALCKQLILPPADHPFSNPPSPRAVGETANCTDWFLIGPETTCDTIMGLNNLNMKDFCLMNPSVGKDCKGLSKGTYYCISTYPGGNQPYTEDDDDDDDDNDNDKHTTMTDPAVTKSASQTYTHATATYTGLHTPTPRQSGMVDQCSGFYKVKKGDGCSGIAAHAKIDLGDFYKWNPAVKADCSGLQAEVYVCVERTWPEIARSAMTSKLTTAAGPKMTVTVP is encoded by the exons ATGTACGCTCTCTGCAAGCAGCTCATACTGCCTCCTGCTGACCACCCCTTCTCCAA TCCACCAAGTCCTCGAGCGGTTGGAGAGACTGCGAACTGCACCGACTGGTTTCTCATAGGGCCCGAAACCACATGCGACACAATCATGGGCCTTAACAACTTGAATATGAAAGATTTTTGCTTAATGAACCCTTCCGTTGGTAAAGATTGCAAAGGACTATCTAAAGGCACATATTATTGTATTTCGACATACCCCGGCGGAAATCAGCCTTAcaccgaagacgacgacgacgacgacgacgacaatgacAATGACAAGCACACAACAATGACTGATCCCGCGGTGACCAAGAGTGCTTCACAGACGTACACACATGCCACTGCAACATACACTGGCTTGCATACGCCCACTCCAAGACAAAGCGGCATGGTCGACCAATGCAGCGGGTTTTACAAGGTGAAGAAAGGAGACGGATGCTCCGGTATTGCCGCTCATGCGAAAATCGACCTCGGAGACTTTTATAAATGGAATCCAGCCGTCAAAGCTGACTGTTCTGGACTTCAAGCCGAGGTATACGTTTGCGTTGAGCGCACATGGCCTGAAATCGCGCGATCTGCAATGACCTCCAAGTTGACGACAGCGGCTGGGCCCAAGATGACAGTGACGGTGCCCTAA
- a CDS encoding uncharacterized protein (CAZy:GH18), with product MEAGEIPANYLTHLNVAFGYITSDFRITNMDGLSTNVYESVGDIKARNPNLKLLIALGGWKFSDPGPWQSVFPAMVSTAANRAVFIKNALKFLENYGYDGLDFDWEYPGADDRGGTEKDGENYAVLLKELRAAIKASGRDYLVTFTAPTSYWYLRHFDLENMVPHVDWVNLMSYDLHGVWDGNNTIGKQVLAHSNLTEIDLSLDLFWRVGVEPSKIVLGLGFYGRSFRLKDPRCWKPGCAFSGPGDAGPCFGTAGILSFREITDVLRRTGATAYWDKKAAVKYMPYGKNSWISFDDVQTIQTKIDYANKLGLSGLMIWAIDLDNGQLDALRATSDPSVIGNDDTPFDLVDIKNIFPTEYLPPNGYTPRYGLVNFGGSLGSANMDPGNGGFGFFLISGDSHVASPLTKRDNEPDPFKFLDCHGTKVALQSGISKARVACFSDDVEGCFRVMEQGIEGTLVELPDHVSDHFSNFR from the exons AtggaggctggagagatTCCTGCCAATTATCTGACTCACTTGAATGTTGCATTTGGATACATCACTTCGGACTTTCGAATTACTAACATGGATGGCCTGTCAACCAATGTTTATGAAAGTGTTGGTGACATAAAGGCTCGGAATCCGAACTTGAAGCTACTCATTGCCCTCGGTGGTTGGAAATTCAGCGATCCAGGTCCGTGGCAAAGCGTGTTTCCAGCTATGGTGTCTACAGCGGCGAATCGAGCAGTGTTTATAAAAAATGCCTTGAAATTCTTAGAGAACTATGGGTATGATGGATTGG ATTTTG ATTGGGAGTACCCTGGAGCCGACGATCGCGGCGGCACTGAGAAGGATGGCGAAAACTATGCTGTGCTGTTAAAGGAACTGCGAGCCGCAATCAAAGCCAGTGGCCGCGACTATCTCGTCACATTTACGGCTCCAACCTCTTACTGGTATCTTCGCCATTTCGACTTGGAGAACATGGTTCCTCATGTTGACTGGGTGAATTTAATGTCATATGACCTTCATGGAGTGTGGGACGGCAACAATACAATCGGTAAACAGGTCTTGGCCCATAGCAACTTGACAGAGATTGATCTTTCACTTGATCTA TTTTGGAGAGTCGGAGTTGAACCATCAAAAATCGTTCTAGGTCTCGGATTTTACGGTAGATCGTTCCGTTTAAAAGACCCTCGCTGTTGGAAGCCCGGATGTGCCTTTAGCGGCCCAGGGGATGCAGGCCCATGTTTTGGCACTGCAGGCATATTATCTTTCAGAG AGATTACAGATGTACTTCGTCGAACTGGCGCAACAGCTTACTGGGATAAAAAGGCAGCCGTCAAATATATGCCTTATGGAAAGAACTCGTGGATCTC TTTTGACGATGTCCAAACGATACAGACCAAGATCGATTACGCGAATAAACTAGGGCTTTCGGGCTTGATGATATGGGCCATCGACCTTGATAATGGACAGCTAGATGCGCTTAGAGCAACCTCTGATCCGTCTGTCATTGGCAACGACGACACCCCATTTGATCTAGTGGATATCAAGAATATTTTCCCGACTGAATACCTTCCTCCTAACGGATACACTCCAAGGTATGGACTGGTTAACTTTGGGGGCTCTCTAGGCTCAGCCAATATGGATCCAGGTAACGGCGGatttggcttcttcctcataTCAGGCGATTCTCACGTCGCTTCGCCACTGACTAAACGGGACAATGAGCCGGATCCATTCAAATTCTTGGATTGCCATGGCACGAAAGTCGCATTGCAGTCGGGCATTTCCAAAGCCAGAGTTGCTTGCTTTAGTGATGATGTGGAAGGCTGCTTCCGAGTCATGGAACAAGGTATCGAGGGTACTCTGGTGGAGCTACCGGACCATGTGAGTGATCATTTCTCCAACTTCCGATGA